In Brevinematia bacterium, the genomic window GGTTATAAAGTCTCCTCCATTGGCTTGCGGAGGTTTGTAAATAACTATTGAATCTAGCCTATAAAACGGTATAGGTTTAGGGTAGAGAGAGTCTCTTCTCAGTATCTTCAGCCTTTCATCATCAATAAAGTTAGGATTATACCATACAAGTGTCTTCCATCCTTGGAAAAACAGATCTCCAAAAAAGTATTCTTTTACATTGAAGTCTCTGTCCATAAGTCTTATTCCTATGTGATACAAGTAGTTTCTACCTGCTACTCTGATGGATATGGATTTTATCTCATTTACGTTTATTGCTACACCGTTGCCAACGTTTATAAACTTGCCGTTCTCGTCAAACACTGGAATAGGAAAGTTGGGCTTTATTATAGCATACGCTGGCATTGTTCCCTGTGGAAACCTAGCTCTTATTCCTAGAACACTACCATAGGTTTTACTTTCTACCCTCTTGGGGTAACTATTCACCATGTTCGCTATTGACATATGCTTAGCAGAACTGTTTAGTTCTACTCTCCAGTTTTCTATGAAATACTCCTGAGCACTTACGTAAACTTTATACACTCCGTTTTCGTTGGTATCAAAAGTTTCCTTTGGTTCTGGCATAAATTTTCTGAAGAGTTCATCGGATTTAGAAAAATCAATCAGAGTCTCTTTTATCACTGCACTCAAGTAAGATGTGCACAAAACCGAAATAACTATAGAAAGTATCATCTTTTTCATAGCCAACCTCTCTTGTATTTTTATCGGTTTTTGAAAAAAAGTTGTTAGTTTTAGATCAGAAGGTTTGAATATTTAAAAGTTGATTGAGTGAGTTTTGTATAGTGTCTTTGAGCTTATTCTCTGTTGGTTTTATACTTTTTAAGTTTTAGACTTTATTGCATCTTTGTAAGAAGTTTGAAACTGGGGAAGATTTGCTTGATAATTGAGTAAATGTTTCGGAAGTTTGATGTATATGAGGTAGTAAGGATCATAAATTCTTCCTCACTCCAGACTGGAATATACATCGGGTGTGATTCTTCGCAGAGAAAAGATCATTGTATTTTCGCAACGGTTGTTGTTATACACCATGATAGATCAAGAGGTGCGAATGTGTTTGTTAAGGTAGAAAAGACACCTAGAATAAGTTCCATAAGGCAGAGGATAATGACAGAAGTTCAAAAAGCGGTAGAAATAGGGTTGCTTCTCTGTCCTTTGGTTCCTGACAGAATGATAGAGATTCACCTTGATATAAATACCTCCTCCTCCTACATTTCTAGTAATCTTATAAAGGAAGCATTTGGATATGTTTCAGCTCAAGGGTTTAAACCTGTTTTTAAACCTCAGTCTTTTGCTGCATATTGTGTTGCAGATCATGTCTGTAAAAAATATTAAATTTTCATTTCAACGGACAACGAGATATTCTGAATAGGCTGTTGTCCAGGTAAAACTCCTCCTTCATATTGAGATACTGCTACATCTATGACTAGAATATCTATGTCTATGCCTAGTCCAAGAGTGGGATAGCCTTGGTTTAGACCTCCTCTTACTTTCAAGATCTTCAGAATTGAAATTTCCGAACCTATTTTAACTTTCTTGAACCAGAATTCATCAAGTTTTAGCAAGTTAACGAGATTAAGCTCAATTATGAAATCTGACAAAAGAAAGGTAGGAATGTATGGTATTTTCTCTACATGAAAGATTGTTCCAATAGCGATAGAAGGGGGTATATAACTTACATAGTTTTGTCTTTTTAAAGTCTCTTGGTTGTTTTGGTAAACAATCCTTGTCCAGTAAAAGCTCCTACCGAAGAAGTTGTTTATGGTGAGTGAATACTTAAAATGACCTCCGTCGTCTAACACAATTCCAATGTTGCCCCATACGGAATCACCAACATCATACTCATAAATCTGATTTGCTGTGTTTTCATAATACTTCGCAACCTCTAAGACACTAGCACCATAGAAAAATGGAGACTTGTATCTCTTTGAGTAGGAAAGAGAAATGCCCGTGTGTAGAGTATGAAACTTCAATATTTCAAAATAAGTGCTGAATCCGAGGCTTATTCCTATCTCTGCAAAA contains:
- a CDS encoding flagellar filament outer layer protein FlaA translates to MKKMILSIVISVLCTSYLSAVIKETLIDFSKSDELFRKFMPEPKETFDTNENGVYKVYVSAQEYFIENWRVELNSSAKHMSIANMVNSYPKRVESKTYGSVLGIRARFPQGTMPAYAIIKPNFPIPVFDENGKFINVGNGVAINVNEIKSISIRVAGRNYLYHIGIRLMDRDFNVKEYFFGDLFFQGWKTLVWYNPNFIDDERLKILRRDSLYPKPIPFYRLDSIVIYKPPQANGGDFITYIQGIEIEYTPFLIEPADEIDDESVWQILAKETIRRKNIEQARMTDFFELLLRERKRIKAMYNELLEETRQQHQQQGR
- a CDS encoding ribonuclease H-like YkuK family protein; amino-acid sequence: MFRKFDVYEVVRIINSSSLQTGIYIGCDSSQRKDHCIFATVVVIHHDRSRGANVFVKVEKTPRISSIRQRIMTEVQKAVEIGLLLCPLVPDRMIEIHLDINTSSSYISSNLIKEAFGYVSAQGFKPVFKPQSFAAYCVADHVCKKY